The stretch of DNA GCCCACGCCCGCCGTGCGGGCGATCCGCTCGATGGAGAGATCGGTGAGGGGCACACCGTCCTCGATCATCTTCAGGACGCCCTCGACGATCGACCGCTCCACGGCCTCGCTGCGGGGGCGCCCCCGGACGCCTTTGGCGATGCTGGCCACATCAACTCCGTCTCTCGTCGTCCGGCGCTCTGCCAGGCCCGATTGTCCCTGCCGGGACTCGCGGCGCGGCCGACACCCCACGCCCCGGTCAGTGCCCCGCGCCCACGGGGTCGACCTCCGGCCGCTGTGCCTCCGGCTCCTGGGGCGCGCGGCCCGGCAGGAACAGGGCGACGACCACGACGCCGATCAGGGCTACGCCCGCGCCGCAGAGCGCGGTGATGTGCATGGCGTGCAGGAAGGAGTCGTGGGCCGCGGTCACCAGCGGTTCGCCGCGCGGGCCGAGCTCGGCGGCGACGCCGAGGGTGGCCTCGATGGACTCGCCCGCGGTGTGCCGTACGTCGGCGGGCAGCACCGTGAGCTTGTCCTCGACGCCGCTGCGGTAGGCCGCGGAGAGCACGGAGCCGAGCACCGCGATGCCCAGGGCGCCGCCGACCTGCCGGAAGGTGTTGCTCAGGGCGGAGGCGGAGCCCGCCTTCTCGCGGGGCAGCGCCTGCATGATGACGACGCTGGCGGGCGTCATGATGTGCGCCATGCCGGTGCCCATCAGGAAGAAGATGACCTCCAGGATCCAGATCGGCGTATCGGCCTCCAGGGTCGTGAAGGCGGCGAGCATCGCGGCCAGGAGCAGCAGCCCGCCCGTGCACACGGCGCGTACACCGAAACGGTCCACGACGAGACGGGCGCGCGGCGCGAAGATGAGCTGCGCCGCGGCGAGCGGCAGCATCAACAGGCCGGTCTGCAGCGGTGAGTAGCCGCGCACGCTCTGCGTGTAGAAGACCGCGAAGAACGTCACGCCCATCAGCGCGAAGAAGACGAGCGCGAGGGAGCTGATAGCCGCCGAGAAGACGCGGTTCTTGAAGTACGAGATGTCGATGGACGGATGGTCGCTGCGCTTCTCGTACAGCACGAAGCCGACGAGTACGGCGAGGCCCAGGGCGACGGTCCCGAGGACGGCGGGGTCGGTGAAGTCGGCCAGCTGGCCGCCCTTGATGATGCCGTAGACGAGCAGGACGAGGCCGACGACGGACAGGGCCACGCCGACCAGGTCGATCCGGCCCGGCTTCGGGTCGCGGGATTCGGGCACGAGCCAGATCATCAGGCCGATCGCGACGATCACGATCGGCACGTTCACCAGGAAGACCGAGCCCCACCAGAAGTGGTCGAGGAGTACGCCGCCGGTGATGGGCCCGATCGCGATGGCGAGGCCGACGCCGCCCGCCCAGATGCCGATGGCCTTGGGCTGTTCGTCGCGCTCGAAGACGTTCATCAGGACGGCGAGGGTGGCGGGCATCACGAAGGCGGCGCCGAGGCCCATCACCGCGCGGAACAGGATGAGTTGGACGGGTGAGCCGGATTCGGCGGCGAGGGCGGAGCCGATGCCGAAGACGGCGAGGCCCGCGATCAGTATCTTCTTGCGGCCGAGCCGGTCGCCGAGCAGGCCCGCCGTGAAGAGCAGCCCGGCGAAGACCAGGGTGTAGGAGTTGATGGCCCACTCCAGGTCGCCCTGGGTGGCGCCGAGGCCCGTGGGCTCCGGGGTCGAGATCGTCTTGATGGCGACGTTCAGGATCGAGTTGTCGAGCACCACGATCAGCAGGCTCAGCATCAGGACGCCGAGGATCGCCCACCGGCGCCGGTGGACGGCTTCCGGTATGCGTGGGGTGGTGACGGCGGGAGTAGACATGGCTCCCACACTAAAGGCATTTCGATACGACACCGTCTCGTATTGTAAAGACTTTACCGAAGAGCCCACTAGCCGACGGGCGGCGCGCGGTGCCACCATGGAAGTGATCCGGGGACGCCGTCAGGGCGCCTCGAGATAAGAGAAGGAGCCGTTGCGATGACGCAACTTTCGGCTGCCCAGAACCAGCCTGCGGGTCCCGCCGCGAGCCAGTCCACCGACAGCAGCAAGGCGCTGTACGGAGGCAAGAGCACCCGCCGCATCACCGTGCGGGACATCGCCGCCGCCAAGGAGCGGGGCGAGAAGTGGCCCATGCTCACCGCGTACGACGCGATGACCGCGTCCGTCTTCGACGAGGCCGGCATCCCCGTGATGCTGGTCGGCGACTCGGCGGGCAACTGCCACCTCGGGTACGAGACGACCGTGCCCGTCACCCTCGACGAGATGACCATGCTCTCCGCGGCCGTCGTACGGGGCACGTCGCGTGCCCTGATCGTCGGCGACCTGCCCTTCGGGTCGTACCAGGAAGGCCCGGTCCAGGCCCTTCGCTCGGCGACGCGCCTGGTGAAGGAGGCCGGGGTCGGCGCGGTGAAGCTGGAGGGCGGCGAACGCTCGCTCCCCCAGACCGAGCTGCTCGTCTCCTCCGGCATCCCCGTCATGTCCCACCTCGGCCTCACGCCGCAGTCCGTGAACACCATGGGCTACCGCGTCCAGGGCCGCGGCGACGAGGCGGCGCACCGCCTTCTGAGCGATGCCAAGGCCGCGCAGGACGCGGGCGCGTTCGCGGTGGTCCTCGAACTGGTTCCCGCGGAGCTGGCGGCCGAGGTCACCCGCTCCCTGCACATCCCGACGGTCGGGATCGGAGCGGGCGCGGCGTGCGACGCGCAGGTCCTTGTCTGGACGGACATGCTGGGCCTGACCGGCGGCAAGATGCCGCGCTTCGTGAAGCAGTACGCGGACCTGCGGGGCGTGATGAGTGGCGCGGCCAAGGCGTTCGCGGAGGATGTGGTGGGCGGCGCGTTTCCCTCCGGGGAGCATGCGGTCCACTAGTACCGCGAGGCGGTTCCTCACCGCCGTATGAGCCATAGCGGCACCACCGGCAGCCCGTCGAACTTCCCCCGTCGACGGGCTGTCCGTTTCCCTGCGGGCCGGCGCGGGCTTTTTTGTCCGCCGCTTCGCGGCGATGTCTCTCGCCCACCCACCCGTTACCCCGCGTGTAGGAAGGCTGTCGGTGGTTTGTCGGTGGGGGCTGACACTCTTGCGGCATGACGCGAATCAACAACACCCCCGGCGGCGCCGGAAGCGCCGTCACCGTGAGGGGACTGGTCAAGCACTACGGCGAGACCAAAGCACTGGACGGCGTGGACGTCGACGTACGCGAGGGCACCGTCCTCGGCGTGCTCGGCCCGAACGGCGCCGGCAAGACCACCCTCGTACGCTGCCTCTCCACCCTCGTCGTCCCGGACTCGGGCTCGGCCTTCGTGGCCGGGTACGACGTCGTGAAGCAGCCCCGCCAGCTCCGCCGGGTCATAGGCCTCACCGGCCAGTACGCCTCCGTGGACGAGAAGCTCTCCGGGCGCGAGAACCTCTACATGATCGGGCGGCTCCTCGACCTCTCCCGCAAGGAGGCCAGGTCGAGGGCCGACGCCCTCCTTGAGCGGTTCTCCCTCACCGACGCGGCGGGCCGGCCCGCCAAGACGTACTCCGGCGGCATGCGCCGCCGCCTCGACCTCGCGGCGTCGATGATCGGCAGCCCCTCGGTCCTCTACCTGGACGAGCCGACCACCGGCCTCGACCCCCGCACCCGCAACGAGGTGTGGGCCGAGGTCAAGCGGATGGTCACCGACGGCGTCACCGTGCTGCTCACCACGCAGTACATGGAGGAGGCCGAGCAGCTCGCATCCGAGCTGACCGTCATCGACCGCGGCAAGGTCATCGCCAACGGCGGCATCGACGAGCTGAAGGCGAAGGTCGGCGGCCGCACCCTGCGCATCCGCCCGGCCGACCCGCTGGAGCTGCGCCCGCTGGCCGGCGCGCTCGACGACATGGGCCTGACCGGCCTCGCGAGTTCGACGGTGGACGCCGAGTCCGGCACGGTCCTCGTGCCGATCCTCAGCGACGAGCAGCTCACCGCCGTGGTCGGCGCGGTCACCGCGCGCGGCATCACGATCGGCTCGATAGCCACCGAACTGCCCAGCCTGGACGAGGTGTTCCTCTCCATCACCGGCCAGAAGGCCAGCGCCCCGCAGGACGCCCGCCCCGAACTCGAGGAGGTTGCCGTATGAGCAGCACCACTCTCACGCCGCCCCTCCACGAGGGAGAGGCCGACGCCCGCATAGGCCTTCGCGACCACGTGCGCCACACCAGCGCCCTGGTCCGCCGCAATCTGCTCTGGATCCGCCAGGACCCGGAGTCGATGCTCGACGCGATCCTGATGCCGATCATCTTCACGCTCCTGTTCGTGTACGTCTTCGGCGGCTCCATCGGGCAGGCGCTCGGCGGCGGTCAGGACGCGTACGTGCAGTACGTGGTGCCGGGCATGATGGCGATGATGAGCATGAACATCGCCATGGCCGTCGGCACCGGCTTCAACCAGGACTTCCAGAACGGCATCATGGACCGCTTCCGCACCCTGCCGATCGGCCAGGGCTCGGTGCTCTTCGCCAAGATCGTGGTGGAGCTGATGCGGCTGCTCCTCGCGACGACGGTCATGATGATCGTCGGTGTCCTGGTGGGATTCGACATCACCAACTGGGGCGGCCTGCTTGCCGCCGTGGGCCTGTCCGCGCTCTTCGGCA from Streptomyces sp. BA2 encodes:
- a CDS encoding ATP-binding cassette domain-containing protein — protein: MTRINNTPGGAGSAVTVRGLVKHYGETKALDGVDVDVREGTVLGVLGPNGAGKTTLVRCLSTLVVPDSGSAFVAGYDVVKQPRQLRRVIGLTGQYASVDEKLSGRENLYMIGRLLDLSRKEARSRADALLERFSLTDAAGRPAKTYSGGMRRRLDLAASMIGSPSVLYLDEPTTGLDPRTRNEVWAEVKRMVTDGVTVLLTTQYMEEAEQLASELTVIDRGKVIANGGIDELKAKVGGRTLRIRPADPLELRPLAGALDDMGLTGLASSTVDAESGTVLVPILSDEQLTAVVGAVTARGITIGSIATELPSLDEVFLSITGQKASAPQDARPELEEVAV
- a CDS encoding MFS transporter: MSTPAVTTPRIPEAVHRRRWAILGVLMLSLLIVVLDNSILNVAIKTISTPEPTGLGATQGDLEWAINSYTLVFAGLLFTAGLLGDRLGRKKILIAGLAVFGIGSALAAESGSPVQLILFRAVMGLGAAFVMPATLAVLMNVFERDEQPKAIGIWAGGVGLAIAIGPITGGVLLDHFWWGSVFLVNVPIVIVAIGLMIWLVPESRDPKPGRIDLVGVALSVVGLVLLVYGIIKGGQLADFTDPAVLGTVALGLAVLVGFVLYEKRSDHPSIDISYFKNRVFSAAISSLALVFFALMGVTFFAVFYTQSVRGYSPLQTGLLMLPLAAAQLIFAPRARLVVDRFGVRAVCTGGLLLLAAMLAAFTTLEADTPIWILEVIFFLMGTGMAHIMTPASVVIMQALPREKAGSASALSNTFRQVGGALGIAVLGSVLSAAYRSGVEDKLTVLPADVRHTAGESIEATLGVAAELGPRGEPLVTAAHDSFLHAMHITALCGAGVALIGVVVVALFLPGRAPQEPEAQRPEVDPVGAGH
- the panB gene encoding 3-methyl-2-oxobutanoate hydroxymethyltransferase — its product is MTQLSAAQNQPAGPAASQSTDSSKALYGGKSTRRITVRDIAAAKERGEKWPMLTAYDAMTASVFDEAGIPVMLVGDSAGNCHLGYETTVPVTLDEMTMLSAAVVRGTSRALIVGDLPFGSYQEGPVQALRSATRLVKEAGVGAVKLEGGERSLPQTELLVSSGIPVMSHLGLTPQSVNTMGYRVQGRGDEAAHRLLSDAKAAQDAGAFAVVLELVPAELAAEVTRSLHIPTVGIGAGAACDAQVLVWTDMLGLTGGKMPRFVKQYADLRGVMSGAAKAFAEDVVGGAFPSGEHAVH
- a CDS encoding ABC transporter permease, whose protein sequence is MSSTTLTPPLHEGEADARIGLRDHVRHTSALVRRNLLWIRQDPESMLDAILMPIIFTLLFVYVFGGSIGQALGGGQDAYVQYVVPGMMAMMSMNIAMAVGTGFNQDFQNGIMDRFRTLPIGQGSVLFAKIVVELMRLLLATTVMMIVGVLVGFDITNWGGLLAAVGLSALFGTSIMWIFLVLGVAMKSAQSVQAMGFLVLMPLQFGSSIFAPTQSMPGWLQAFTDYNPLSSLADSARGLMVGGPVAHDIWVTVGWSAVLTLVMAPIAIHKFRTKS